TGATGTTGGGCTCGGCCACCGACGCCCTGCGCCGGAGCAGCGAGCGGGTGGCCGAGCAGAACGTCTACCTGGGCGCGGTCAACCGCCGACTGGATCAGCTGGCCCATCAATTGCGCGACGCCGCGCGCGGCAACCTGCAGACGGACGAGAACCAGCGCCGGCACCTGGCCGCCGAGCTGCACGATGAGCTGGGGCAGAACATCACCGCAATCCAGACCCACGTGAAGCTGGCCCAGGCGCGGCTGCTGCAGGCCGGCATGGAGGACATCAGCACCTCGATCAACACCATCCTGGCGCATATGCGACGCGCCCTGCACCGCCTGCTGGACGACCTGCGCCCAGCCGTACTGGATGAATTCGGTTTGCTGCGCGCGCTCGACGAGGGCCCGATCCGTGATCTGATGGGCGCCGCCGGGATGGTTTACCGCACCGAACTGCACGGCGATCCGCGACTGCTCGACGACGACACCCGCACCGCGATCTACCGGCTGGTGCAGGAAAGCGCGACCAACGCCGTCAAGCACGCCAAGGCCAGCGAGTTCCGGCTGCGCCTGCGCATCGGAGAGCGCCAGGGCATCGCAGTGGCCGTGCTCGACCTGCGCGACGACGGCACCGGCCTGCCCAACCGCCTGCCCCGTGGTGGGCGCGGCCTGCAAGGGATGCGCGACCGGGTCACTTCGCTCGGCGGACAGTTCCGCTTGCGTCCCGCCCCGGTCGGTGTCCACCTGCGGATTCTGCTGCGGGGCAGCAATCACCTCACCGAAAGCAGCCAGTGAGCCTAGGAATTTTTCCGATACCGGAAACGTGAAGCCCTCGTTAGCATCCTTCTCATCGATGTGGGGGAGCCGCCGTCGCAAGATGGCGGATCAAGGTCACCGTGGGGACGGGGGCCTTGAAACAACGGCAGGATGCCGTTTCGCCGCTACCTGGCGAGAGTCAAAGGCGACAGCGAGCCATTCGCGCCGCCGACCGACAGGTAGGGGAGCAGCCGCGGGTGGACAGGAGTCCTCCCCGCGGCTTTTTTATGTCCGCCTGGGCACGGCTGTTCGCCCGGGGCTGGCGTTCGGGACGCTCAGCCTTTGTGCGCGCGCTGCTTCGGCCTCACATACAGCACCAGACTGTGATCCTCGATCACGTAGCCGTGCTTCGCGGCAATCTCGTGCTGCAGCCGTTCGATCTCCTCGCTGATGAACTCGACTACTTTGCCGCTGTCCACATCGATCATGTGGTCGTGGTGCTTGCCGCGATCGAGTTCGTAGACTGCCTGGCCGCCTTCGAAGTTGTGCTTGACGATGATGCCCGCTGCCTCGAACTGGGTCAGCACGCGATATACCGTCGCCAAGCCGATGTCTTCCTGGTGGGCCAGCAGTTTCTTGTAGACATCTTCGGCAGTGAGATGCTGCGTGCCCTCTTCGTCGAAGACCTGCAGGATACGCATGCGCGGATGGGTCACCTTGAGGCCGACCCGGCGCAGCTCTTTGGTTTCCTGTTCCATGACCCACCCCGCACACGGCGTTTCCGAGCCGGTAGTGTATCATCCGACACCTTCATGATCCGGACGCGAAACGCATGCAAAAGCTGATCTCCCTGCTGGTTTTCGCCATGCTGGCGCTCTCCGTCGCCGGCTGCCATATCGTCTACAAGCCGGACGTGCAGCAAGGCAACCTGCTGGACAAGAAAACCGTGGATCAGCTCAAGCCCGGCATGACCAAGCACCAGGTGCTGGTGCTACTGGGCACGCCCTCGGTGAATACGCCGTTCGACCAGGGCCGCTGGGATTACGTATCGACCCTGTCGCACCGCGGCGGTGCGATGAAGGTGCGCACGCTCACACTGACCTTCAACAACGATACGTTGGTGCGTACAGAAGGCAATTTCTTCGCGCAGGATGCCCAGCAGCTGATCAACGACAGCAAGAAATACAGCGCCGGCTACCCGGCCAACGAGACCCAGGGCGACAAGAGCACGTCTCCGAACGACAAGAAGAACGACGGCGGCTTCGGCCAGGATGGCAACCCGGGCGGCCATGACGGGCACTGACCGGGCGGCCTGATCCCTCAGCGGGCGCGCCGGCGGCGCGCTTCCATCGGGTCGAGCAGCAGCGGCCGGTAGATCTCGATACGGTCTCCTTCACGCAGCTGCCGCTCCGGCGCCACCTTTCGCGCAAACAGGCCGAGGCGAGCCGGATCGGCCGCAGCTGCCGGAAGCACAGCGGCGATCCCGGAGGCGCCGACCGCCTGCATCACCGTGCTGCCTTCCGCCAGCTCGACCCGGCGCCGGATCGGCCCTGCCGTCCCCGCGTAAACCACCTCGACGCGGATCGTGCGCTCAGCCATGGACTCGTTCCGCCTCGCGGCAAAAGTCATCCACCATGCGTCCGGCCAGCCCCTGGAAGCCCAGTTTCAGGGCGCCGCCACCGAGCCGGCCGGCGTAATCGAAATCCAGCGCGAACGCGACCTTGCATCCCGCATCGCCCAGCGCAATGAAATCCCATACGCCCTCCAGGCTGCGGAACGGGCCATCGACCAGATCCATCTGCAGGCGCCGCGGCGGATCGACCGTGTTGCGCGTGGTGAAGCTCTGATGAAACCCGGCAAACTTGAGATCCAGCCGCGCCACCAGCACGTTGCCGTTGCGCTCGAGGATCTCGGCCCCGGCACACCAGGAGAAGCGCTTTGGGTATGCTTCGACCTCATTGACCAGGTCGAACATCTGCGCCGGCGAGTACTTCACCAGCGCGCTGCGACGAATTTCGATCACGGCAACCTCTTGAGCTTGTGCATTCATCCATGAATGCGAAGATCAGGCAAGCGTCCTTCCATGGACGCACTCTGTAGTTTTTGCATTCGTCCATGAATGCGAAGATCAAACGGGCATCCATCCATGGATGCACTCTCAAAAGAAGCGCTGCCCCTGAAAGGCGCGCAGGCAGTGCGGCCGCCAGAGGCCCGAAGTTTAGCGGACATGGCCAAGAGCAAGAACAAGGACAACAAGGGCAGCGGCACCATCGCGCTCAACAAGCGCGCACGCTTTGAGTACCACATCGACCAGCGCTTCGAGGCCGGCATCGCCCTGCAAGGCTGGGAACTGAAGGCCCTGCGCGCGGGCCGGATCAATTTTGGCGACGCCTACGCGGTCGTGCTGAAGAACGAGATTTTCCTGGTCGGCGCCTCGATCCCGCCGTTGATCAGTGCATCCACCCACGTCATCGCCGAGGACCGGCGCACCCGCAAGCTGCTGCTGCATCGCAAGGAGATCGACCAGCTGGTCGGCGCAGTCGAGCGCAAGGGCTACACCCTGGTGCCCACGGCGCTGTACTGGAAAGGCAACAAGGTGAAGGTCGAGATCGGGCTTGCCCGCGGCAAGCAGGAGCACGACAAGCGCGACACCGAAAAGCAGCGCGACTGGCAGATCGAGAAACAGCGCACCATGCGCTCGCACAACCGCACGGCCTGAAGCCGTCACAGGAAATACAAAAGAAAACCCCCGGCAAACCGGGGGTTTTGTGTTGGTGGAGGTGGGGGGAGTCGAACCCCCGTCCGAAGGCGTTAAATGCCCGGATCTACATGCGTAGCCCACCGTTCGATCTCGTTCCGCGACAAGCACGATGGGCAAGGCGCACCGCGGAACCAGCCTGATTGATTTAGCCTAGAACCGCCAGGCGGCAGCGTTCGGCGATCTCATGATAATGACCCTACACCGACGAGCATGAGCACAAGTGGGTTCGGGGCTAGGCCTTAAGCGGCCAGAGCGTAGTTGTCGTCGTTGGCAACTATGAGTTTGCTGCTGGATTAACGAGGAAAGCTGCCCCCTCGGCATGCACCAAGTCATCTCACTGCCCCCGTCGAAGCCAGGACACCCCCGGGGAAAACGATCCGACCGCAACAGTATATGGGGACGCCACTCGCGACAGCAATGCCGCGTGGCCAAGCCGGCCCTATCGGATGTGTGCTGCGCAAACATTGACCAACGTCAAGCCGAGTGTTGTTAGGTCGTTAACGCAACGTCTATACTCGGTGACTTGCGTACTTCCCTATCCGTCGTACTCGTGGGAATGATCTCGATGACTCGATTGCCCTTGCTTGGCTTGGCCCTGGCCACAGCCCTCTTTGCCGCCACCAGCGTTCACGCCGAGGGCGACAAGGCTGCCGGACGCGCACTGATCTATACCTGTGCCGGTTGTCACGGCGTACCCGGCTACACCAACGCCTATCCGCAGTACCCGGTGCCGAAGATCGCCGGCCAGAACGAGCAATACATCATCAATGCCCTGCAGGGTTACCAAAGCGGCGGCCGCAAGCACCCGACCATGGACGCGCAGGCGCAGAGCATGTCGGCCACGGACATCCAGAACATTGCCGCCTATCTTTCCAGCCTCGCCAAGTAAGTTGCCAAGGACTTCCCGCATGAAACGTGCAATCACCCTGCTTTCATTCGGCGCCATCCTGGCGTTCGCTTCGTCCCAGTTGCTTGCTGCAGGCAACGCCGAAAACGGCAAGCAGAAAGCCGCCACCTGTTTCGCCTGTCACGGCACCGACGGCAACGCCGTGGATCCGCAGTATCCGCGCCTGGCTGGCCAGTACAACCTCTACCTGCAGCGCGTATTGCACGAGTACAAGGAAGGCCAGCGCGACAACCCGATCATGAAGGGCATGGTGGCCACCTTGTCCGACCAGGACATCGAAGACGTTTCGACGTACTTCTCCAGCCTGCCGAGCAAGCTCGACACCCTCAAGAACCACATCAGCGGCAGCAAGTAGGCGCCGTATCTTCACCCGAAGAACAAAGGGCCCGCACTCGGCGGGCCCTTTGCTTTTGCACCGGCCATGTCGCTGTTCAGGCGAGCGCCGATTTGCCCCCCGCCTTGCTGTAGTAAGGCTTTGCCCCGGAGGCGTGATCGGTGGCGTCGCGCACGGCGGTGACTTCGGGCACCCGCTCGCGCAAGGTCTTTTCCACGCCCTGCTTCAGCGTCACGTCGACCATGCCGCAACCATGGCAGCCTCCGCCGAACTGCAGCAGCACCGCACCGTCGGCGTCGATCTCCAGCAAGGTGACCCGGCCGCCATGCGAAGCCAGCTTCGGATTGATTTCCGCTTCCAGCACGTAACGCACGCGCTCGATCAGGCCCGCTTCCACGCCCGGCACATGGCCCTTGATCTTCGGTGCGCGGATATTGAGCTGGCCGCCGGTGGCGTTCGGCTCGAAGTCGATGCTGGCCTGGTCCAGCCAGCTGGCGCTGTCGCCGTCGATATGGAAGTCGAAGCCGGCGCATTCCACCGTCCACTCCCCGCCGACCAGGTCCACCGGCTCGCAGAACTCCAGCTCACAGTTCGCTGCCGGCGTGCCCGGCGAGGTCACCCGCAGGCGGATGCCCAGCCCCTCGATGCCCTGCTGCGAAAGAAGGCGCAGGAAATGCTGCTGCGCACGTTCCGAGATTTCGATCATGCCTGCTCCGGGGTATCCAATCGATGCCGGCAGCTGCGCCAGCGAAACAGCACTATTTTAGTCCAGTTTCGAGCCATACGCCCGCTTTGACTTTTGTGCGTGCAACTTCGACGCTTCACGTCCCGAGAATCTCAACTCCGATGGAGACCCTCATGAACGCCAACGACCTGGCTAGCCGGCACTGCCAACCGCGCAAAGGCAAGGAATATGCACTGGACGCCGCGCAGGTGACTGAACTGCTGCAGCGGGTACCTGGCTGGCAGCTGCGCCGCGACGGTATGGCCATCGTCAAGGATTTCCGCTTCGCCGATTTCCACCACACCCTGGGTTTCATCAACGCGGTGGGTTTCATGGCCAACCAGGAAGACCATCACCCGGACCTCGAAGCCGGCTACGGCCACTGTCAGCTGCTATGGTCGACCCACGACGTGGGCGGCCTGTCGCTGAACGACTTCATCTGCGCGGCGCGGGTCGACGCCCTGCTGGGGCGCTGATCAGAAATCGGTGCGCGACTTTTCCTGCATCCACACCAGTCGCTTGCCCTTCACCGCCAGCACGTCGAGGAAATCCTTGAGGTCGTCGGGCAATGGCGCGGAAAAACTGTAGGAACGCCCGTCCAGGTCGA
This genomic stretch from Rhodanobacter thiooxydans harbors:
- a CDS encoding 4a-hydroxytetrahydrobiopterin dehydratase, which codes for MNANDLASRHCQPRKGKEYALDAAQVTELLQRVPGWQLRRDGMAIVKDFRFADFHHTLGFINAVGFMANQEDHHPDLEAGYGHCQLLWSTHDVGGLSLNDFICAARVDALLGR
- a CDS encoding RnfH family protein — protein: MAERTIRVEVVYAGTAGPIRRRVELAEGSTVMQAVGASGIAAVLPAAAADPARLGLFARKVAPERQLREGDRIEIYRPLLLDPMEARRRRAR
- a CDS encoding NfuA family Fe-S biogenesis protein; the encoded protein is MIEISERAQQHFLRLLSQQGIEGLGIRLRVTSPGTPAANCELEFCEPVDLVGGEWTVECAGFDFHIDGDSASWLDQASIDFEPNATGGQLNIRAPKIKGHVPGVEAGLIERVRYVLEAEINPKLASHGGRVTLLEIDADGAVLLQFGGGCHGCGMVDVTLKQGVEKTLRERVPEVTAVRDATDHASGAKPYYSKAGGKSALA
- a CDS encoding type II toxin-antitoxin system RatA family toxin; translation: MIEIRRSALVKYSPAQMFDLVNEVEAYPKRFSWCAGAEILERNGNVLVARLDLKFAGFHQSFTTRNTVDPPRRLQMDLVDGPFRSLEGVWDFIALGDAGCKVAFALDFDYAGRLGGGALKLGFQGLAGRMVDDFCREAERVHG
- a CDS encoding outer membrane protein assembly factor BamE, which codes for MQKLISLLVFAMLALSVAGCHIVYKPDVQQGNLLDKKTVDQLKPGMTKHQVLVLLGTPSVNTPFDQGRWDYVSTLSHRGGAMKVRTLTLTFNNDTLVRTEGNFFAQDAQQLINDSKKYSAGYPANETQGDKSTSPNDKKNDGGFGQDGNPGGHDGH
- the fur gene encoding ferric iron uptake transcriptional regulator, which encodes MEQETKELRRVGLKVTHPRMRILQVFDEEGTQHLTAEDVYKKLLAHQEDIGLATVYRVLTQFEAAGIIVKHNFEGGQAVYELDRGKHHDHMIDVDSGKVVEFISEEIERLQHEIAAKHGYVIEDHSLVLYVRPKQRAHKG
- a CDS encoding c-type cytochrome, which codes for MKRAITLLSFGAILAFASSQLLAAGNAENGKQKAATCFACHGTDGNAVDPQYPRLAGQYNLYLQRVLHEYKEGQRDNPIMKGMVATLSDQDIEDVSTYFSSLPSKLDTLKNHISGSK
- a CDS encoding c-type cytochrome; amino-acid sequence: MTRLPLLGLALATALFAATSVHAEGDKAAGRALIYTCAGCHGVPGYTNAYPQYPVPKIAGQNEQYIINALQGYQSGGRKHPTMDAQAQSMSATDIQNIAAYLSSLAK
- the smpB gene encoding SsrA-binding protein SmpB codes for the protein MAKSKNKDNKGSGTIALNKRARFEYHIDQRFEAGIALQGWELKALRAGRINFGDAYAVVLKNEIFLVGASIPPLISASTHVIAEDRRTRKLLLHRKEIDQLVGAVERKGYTLVPTALYWKGNKVKVEIGLARGKQEHDKRDTEKQRDWQIEKQRTMRSHNRTA